A genome region from Nocardioides cynanchi includes the following:
- the deoD gene encoding purine-nucleoside phosphorylase gives MSTHVAAGPGEIAPTVLMPGDPLRAQWIAETFFDDARCYTEVRGMLGFTGTWHGHPVSVQGSGMGQPSLAIYANELFREYDVQSVVRVGSCGALTERLALRDVVIASGACTDSSMNTIAFEGLDYAPVADFGLLRAAVDAAASRGTATHVGLVFSSDSFYAARPELVSRMVGYGVLAVEMEASALYTLAAKFGRRALAICTVSDHIVTGEETTAAERQETFGEMVEIALAAALG, from the coding sequence GAGATCGCCCCGACCGTGCTGATGCCCGGCGACCCGCTGCGCGCGCAATGGATCGCCGAGACCTTCTTCGACGACGCCCGCTGCTACACCGAGGTGCGCGGGATGCTGGGCTTCACCGGCACCTGGCACGGGCATCCCGTGTCGGTCCAGGGCAGCGGCATGGGACAACCGTCGCTCGCGATCTACGCCAACGAGCTCTTCCGGGAGTACGACGTGCAGTCGGTGGTGCGGGTCGGCTCGTGCGGCGCGCTGACCGAGCGGCTCGCCCTGCGCGACGTCGTGATCGCCTCCGGCGCCTGCACCGACTCCTCGATGAACACCATCGCCTTCGAGGGCCTCGACTACGCGCCGGTCGCCGACTTCGGCCTGCTCCGGGCGGCCGTCGACGCGGCCGCGAGCCGAGGCACCGCCACCCACGTGGGCCTGGTCTTCTCCAGTGACTCCTTCTACGCCGCGCGCCCCGAGCTGGTCTCGCGGATGGTGGGCTACGGCGTCCTGGCGGTCGAGATGGAGGCCAGCGCGCTCTACACGCTGGCGGCGAAGTTCGGCCGACGGGCGCTGGCGATCTGCACCGTCTCCGACCACATCGTCACCGGCGAGGAGACCACGGCCGCCGAGCGGCAGGAGACCTTCGGCGAGATGGTCGAGATCGCGCTGGCCGCCGCC